Proteins encoded in a region of the Limnothrix sp. FACHB-406 genome:
- a CDS encoding GNAT family N-acetyltransferase yields MAPLLMLIPQNLVRSSYPCTDLPLQIRPAEFRDLAELADLLADSFHRRQGWWRWLFPLLRAGIYEDLRTRLQSQRDRCLCLVAFTAPTAATGRVQHPELIGTIEIAARSNLPWRLNQHHYPYISNLAVRTDYRRRGVALQLLSACEEVARHWDSSALYLHVLADNCAARRLYDRAGFVPSGRSGGGSRPSWQRSTRLLLQKPLG; encoded by the coding sequence GTGGCCCCGTTGCTCATGCTGATTCCCCAAAACCTGGTTCGATCGAGTTACCCATGCACTGACCTGCCTTTGCAAATCCGACCGGCGGAGTTTCGAGACTTAGCCGAGTTAGCCGATTTGTTGGCGGACAGCTTTCACCGACGACAAGGCTGGTGGCGTTGGCTGTTCCCCCTGTTGCGGGCTGGCATCTACGAAGATTTGCGAACGCGACTGCAATCCCAGCGCGATCGCTGTCTGTGTTTGGTGGCTTTCACGGCCCCCACGGCGGCGACGGGTCGGGTTCAGCATCCTGAGCTGATCGGCACGATCGAGATTGCAGCACGCTCCAATCTGCCTTGGCGATTGAACCAACATCACTATCCCTACATTTCCAATCTGGCGGTACGCACCGACTATCGTCGGCGGGGAGTTGCACTCCAACTCCTGTCCGCTTGCGAAGAAGTGGCACGTCACTGGGATAGTTCCGCCCTGTATCTTCATGTCCTGGCCGATAATTGTGCGGCGAGGCGGTTATACGATCGAGCTGGCTTTGTCCCCAGCGGGCGATCGGGCGGTGGTTCTCGACCCAGTTGGCAACGTTCCACACGTCTGTTGTTGCAAAAGCCATTGGGGTAA
- a CDS encoding DUF2232 domain-containing protein: MTVSPPRSPADLPPEPENRPLQPPRTDTIAPLALVETAFLASAASLIWLVNFYFPLGPALRVFFSLPIALVYLRWGSRSAWMAAIVSGLLLSVLMGPPRSIQYVMPYGLLGVLLGCLWRRGVGWGRSIALGTLLSATGLFFRIALVSTLLGDDLWTYVTVQVTGLLEWGATRLGLLWRPELGAVQGATVLMILVNAAVYVFAVHLVSWAVFERLGLRLPPPPRWVQTLLEID, translated from the coding sequence ATGACTGTTTCCCCTCCCCGATCGCCCGCCGATTTACCCCCCGAGCCAGAGAACCGCCCGCTTCAGCCTCCCCGCACAGACACGATCGCCCCATTAGCCCTGGTGGAAACGGCCTTCTTAGCCAGTGCCGCCAGCCTCATCTGGTTAGTCAATTTTTATTTCCCCCTTGGGCCGGCGCTCCGGGTCTTTTTTTCCCTCCCGATCGCCTTGGTTTATCTCCGATGGGGATCCCGATCGGCTTGGATGGCGGCCATTGTGTCCGGACTCTTGCTATCGGTGCTGATGGGCCCGCCTCGCAGCATCCAATACGTGATGCCCTATGGACTTCTGGGGGTCTTGCTAGGCTGTCTATGGCGGCGTGGCGTAGGTTGGGGACGTTCCATTGCCCTGGGAACGCTCCTGAGCGCCACGGGGCTGTTTTTCCGAATTGCGTTGGTTTCCACCCTGCTTGGGGATGATCTGTGGACTTACGTCACCGTCCAGGTCACCGGTTTGCTGGAGTGGGGAGCCACCCGGTTGGGCCTGCTTTGGCGGCCGGAACTGGGAGCGGTTCAAGGAGCAACGGTTTTGATGATCCTGGTCAATGCAGCCGTGTATGTGTTCGCGGTGCATTTGGTCTCCTGGGCCGTCTTTGAGCGGTTGGGCCTGCGGTTGCCACCGCCGCCGCGCTGGGTTCAAACCTTACTCGAGATAGACTAG
- the recF gene encoding DNA replication/repair protein RecF: MYLQRLHLRQFRNYAEQWVEFVAPKTILVGDNAQGKSNLLEAVELLATLRSHRTSRDGDLVRSAQDCAQITGWIDRAAGPLELSLSLRRVGRRTLVRSGETLRRQLDGLGSLNAVEFSSLDLDLVRGGPEQRRRWLDGLVMQLEPIYAHLLRQYERVLRQRNALLRDWAKQRRQGQALSDRAAELAVWDAQLAATGTRLIRRRARAIARLAPLASRWHGAISGRVETLTLTYAPNVAIAPDVWQLPALEEARAIEATLLAQMRDRGEIEQYQGTSLVGPHRDEVTLAVDDAPAKQYGSQGQQRTLVLALKLAELCAIEAVVGEPPLLLLDDVLAELDLARQNQLLGAIADRFQTIVTTTHLGAFDARWLDSAQVLTVRSGEIVA; encoded by the coding sequence GTGTATCTCCAGCGTCTGCATCTGCGCCAGTTTCGGAACTATGCCGAGCAGTGGGTTGAATTTGTTGCACCCAAGACGATCCTGGTGGGGGACAATGCCCAGGGCAAATCCAACCTCTTGGAGGCGGTGGAGCTGCTGGCCACCCTGCGATCGCACCGCACCAGCCGCGATGGAGATTTGGTGCGATCGGCCCAAGACTGCGCCCAAATTACCGGTTGGATCGATCGAGCAGCGGGGCCCCTGGAACTGAGCTTGAGCCTGCGACGGGTGGGCAGACGCACCCTGGTACGGAGCGGCGAAACCCTGCGGCGGCAACTCGACGGACTGGGATCCCTGAATGCGGTGGAATTTTCCAGTCTTGATCTGGACTTGGTGCGGGGCGGGCCGGAACAGCGCCGCCGTTGGTTAGATGGCTTGGTGATGCAACTGGAGCCAATCTATGCGCACCTGTTACGCCAATACGAGCGAGTGTTGCGCCAACGGAATGCCCTGTTGCGGGATTGGGCCAAGCAACGCCGCCAGGGTCAGGCCTTGAGCGATCGGGCGGCAGAGCTGGCCGTTTGGGATGCGCAATTGGCGGCCACGGGAACCCGGCTAATTCGACGGCGGGCCAGGGCGATCGCCCGGTTAGCCCCCTTGGCCAGTCGTTGGCATGGGGCCATTAGCGGCCGCGTGGAAACCCTGACGTTGACCTACGCGCCGAATGTGGCGATCGCGCCGGATGTGTGGCAATTGCCGGCCCTGGAAGAAGCGCGGGCCATTGAAGCCACCTTGCTGGCCCAAATGCGCGATCGGGGGGAAATTGAGCAATACCAAGGCACATCCCTGGTGGGCCCCCACCGGGATGAAGTGACCCTGGCGGTGGATGATGCCCCGGCTAAACAGTACGGCTCCCAAGGGCAACAACGCACGTTAGTTTTGGCGCTGAAGCTGGCGGAACTTTGCGCGATCGAGGCCGTGGTGGGGGAACCGCCGCTGTTGCTGTTGGATGACGTGTTGGCGGAACTGGACTTAGCCCGCCAAAACCAATTATTGGGGGCGATCGCCGATCGGTTTCAAACGATTGTCACCACCACGCACCTGGGAGCCTTTGATGCTCGCTGGCTGGATTCGGCCCAGGTGCTGACGGTGCGATCGGGCGAGATCGTAGCCTGA
- a CDS encoding fatty acid desaturase, translating to MTVIWKQLSTDRPPVQLNLWAVGFFAVFHLVALSAPWFFSWSALGVCLLLHWLFGSIGICLGFHRLLSHRSFQVPKPLEYLIALIGSMALQGGPIFWVAGHRLHHAFTEDEDKDPYSSRRGFWWSHMLWMLYPRPEFFEYDQYQRYAPDLARDPVYRWLNQNFLWLQLPIAIGLYFWGGWSFVIYGIFLRAVLLWHSTWFINSVTHLYGGYRPFATEDTTRNLWWAAILTYGEGWHNNHHAYPHVAKCGWRWWEIDMTWWAIWVLSILGLARNIHQPPELLES from the coding sequence ATGACCGTTATTTGGAAACAGCTATCAACCGATCGTCCACCGGTTCAATTAAACCTGTGGGCCGTGGGCTTCTTTGCTGTCTTTCATCTTGTTGCCCTCTCTGCTCCTTGGTTTTTCTCTTGGTCAGCACTGGGAGTTTGCCTCCTGTTGCACTGGCTATTTGGCAGCATTGGCATCTGTCTCGGCTTTCACCGCCTCCTCAGCCATCGCAGTTTCCAAGTGCCCAAACCCCTAGAATATTTGATTGCCTTAATTGGCTCCATGGCGCTGCAAGGGGGGCCAATCTTTTGGGTTGCGGGTCACCGATTGCACCACGCTTTCACCGAAGATGAAGACAAGGATCCCTATTCCTCTCGGCGCGGCTTTTGGTGGAGCCATATGCTCTGGATGTTGTATCCGCGGCCGGAGTTTTTTGAATACGATCAATACCAACGCTACGCGCCGGATTTGGCCCGCGACCCCGTTTATCGGTGGTTAAATCAAAACTTCCTGTGGCTGCAACTCCCGATCGCGATCGGGTTGTATTTCTGGGGTGGTTGGTCTTTTGTGATTTACGGCATTTTCCTGCGAGCCGTTTTGCTTTGGCATTCCACCTGGTTCATCAATTCCGTAACCCATTTGTACGGGGGCTATCGTCCCTTTGCGACTGAAGACACCACCCGCAATCTCTGGTGGGCGGCCATTTTGACCTATGGCGAAGGTTGGCATAACAATCACCATGCCTACCCCCATGTGGCGAAATGTGGTTGGCGTTGGTGGGAAATTGATATGACCTGGTGGGCGATTTGGGTGCTGTCTATTTTGGGCTTGGCGCGCAATATTCATCAGCCGCCGGAGTTACTGGAATCATAG
- the psbA gene encoding photosystem II q(b) protein encodes MTLSLRSTPAPSRWDRFCNWITSTENRLYVGWFGVLMIPTMLTAAIVFILAFIAAPPVDIDGIREPVAGSLLYGNNLISATVIPPSAAIGLHFYPIWEAASLDEWLYNGGPYELIVFHFLIAIYSYLGRQWELSYRLGMRPWIPVAFSAPVAAATAVLLIYPIGQGSFSDGMMLGISGTFNFMIVFSPEHNILMHPFHMLGVAGVFGGALFSAMHGSLVTSSLVRETNMNESPNHGYKFGQETETYNIVAAHGYFGRLIFQYASFNNSRSLHFFLAAWPVIGIWFAALGVSTMSFNLNGFNFNNSILDSQGHPINTWADVLNRANLGIEVMHERNAHQFPLDLASSADFQPVSALQSDFQADFQPANLTAPAIAG; translated from the coding sequence ATGACCCTATCTTTGCGATCGACTCCCGCGCCTAGTCGCTGGGATCGGTTTTGTAACTGGATCACCAGCACCGAAAACCGCTTGTATGTGGGCTGGTTTGGCGTGTTGATGATCCCCACCATGCTGACCGCCGCGATCGTCTTTATCCTGGCATTCATTGCCGCGCCGCCCGTAGACATTGACGGCATCCGCGAACCCGTTGCCGGTTCCCTGCTCTATGGCAACAATCTGATTTCCGCCACCGTGATTCCCCCATCCGCTGCGATCGGGTTGCACTTTTACCCCATTTGGGAAGCCGCCTCATTGGATGAATGGCTCTACAACGGTGGCCCCTACGAGCTGATCGTTTTCCACTTCCTGATTGCGATCTACAGCTACCTGGGTCGCCAATGGGAACTGAGCTACCGATTGGGAATGCGTCCTTGGATTCCCGTGGCCTTTTCGGCTCCCGTCGCTGCTGCCACCGCTGTTTTGTTGATTTACCCGATCGGGCAAGGTAGCTTTTCCGATGGCATGATGCTCGGCATTTCTGGCACTTTCAACTTCATGATTGTGTTCTCGCCGGAACACAACATCCTGATGCACCCCTTCCATATGTTGGGCGTGGCTGGTGTTTTTGGGGGCGCACTGTTTTCCGCCATGCATGGCTCGTTGGTGACCTCTTCCTTGGTACGGGAAACCAACATGAACGAATCGCCTAATCATGGCTACAAGTTCGGCCAAGAAACGGAAACCTACAACATCGTGGCAGCCCACGGTTACTTTGGCCGGTTGATTTTTCAATATGCCAGCTTCAACAATTCCCGTTCGTTGCACTTCTTCTTAGCCGCTTGGCCCGTGATTGGCATTTGGTTCGCCGCCTTGGGCGTTTCCACCATGTCTTTTAACCTGAATGGATTTAATTTCAATAACTCCATTTTGGATAGCCAAGGACACCCGATTAACACCTGGGCTGATGTGCTGAATCGAGCCAACTTGGGCATCGAAGTGATGCACGAACGGAACGCACACCAGTTTCCTTTAGATTTGGCAAGTTCGGCGGACTTTCAACCCGTTTCGGCCTTGCAATCGGACTTTCAAGCGGACTTTCAACCCGCTAACCTGACAGCTCCCGCAATCGCAGGCTAA
- a CDS encoding single-stranded DNA-binding protein — translation MNSCVLMAEVVKDPELRYTPDNLAIAEMLVQFPGQRPEDPSATIKAVGFGNLANEIQQSCHQGDRVILEGRLTMTTIDRPEGFKEKRAELRVGRVHSLGSLASSAMAAPVAPPTNASYRSAPPPAATVPPRPAPAPTPAPAPSDELDYDEIPF, via the coding sequence ATGAATAGCTGTGTGTTGATGGCAGAGGTGGTGAAGGATCCCGAACTGCGCTACACGCCGGATAACTTGGCGATCGCGGAGATGTTGGTGCAATTTCCGGGGCAGCGCCCTGAAGATCCGTCCGCGACGATTAAGGCGGTGGGGTTTGGCAATTTGGCCAATGAAATTCAGCAGTCTTGCCATCAGGGCGATCGGGTGATTTTGGAAGGCCGACTCACCATGACCACGATCGATCGTCCCGAAGGATTTAAGGAAAAACGGGCCGAGTTGCGGGTGGGCCGTGTTCACAGCTTGGGATCGCTGGCCAGCTCAGCCATGGCCGCGCCCGTGGCCCCGCCCACCAATGCCAGCTATCGATCGGCGCCGCCGCCGGCTGCCACCGTGCCGCCTCGTCCGGCCCCGGCTCCGACCCCGGCTCCGGCTCCAAGTGATGAGCTGGATTATGATGAAATTCCGTTTTAA
- a CDS encoding glycoside hydrolase family 10 protein: protein MTRSPAPLSGVLAKSQALAKPVNQPFNQRLTQLFSKPFHKPFTKPLGLGRLLPGTLLSGTLLSGAIGAGPLALGAIAAPTDGGDHWSRSCLAALAERRWLPLNSAGQFQPDEPATPEDLARLLNQAVPEGPPIARTGKDNEPLRRDRAIAMIMTRLGWTDNAADPRAGTLLRQTFEDGERVEFPVRPAVAAAVRAGKVVSYPNPRRLEPERSVTRGEAAAFLCQALNDRLETPATDAFTPFVARPPETRGAWLTNIDSDILFDRDRLRQALENLKAANFNTVYITVWNGGYTLYPSDVAERASGQRIDPHPGLQGRDILAEAIAEGRRLGLAVVPWLEFGLMAPANSELARRNPGWIAQRRDGSNRFQYGRDTRVWLNPGHPDVQKFMTDLVDELAARYPVDGIQFDDHFAYPVELGYDPTTLAQYALERDGQTPPDLATDPDWMRWRSGRLTQLMGQIQQTLKAKRSTAIMSLSPNPQPFAYSTSLQSWSDWVGRGWIDELIVQIYREDPALFEAELLDRDLQIASYKIPVSVGILTGLKVKPMPIDRVATQVQLVRQKQLAGVSFFFYESLWNLTSENRERRQQTIRRLFFNPAFRSNR from the coding sequence ATGACACGATCCCCAGCGCCCCTATCCGGCGTTTTGGCCAAATCCCAAGCCTTAGCCAAGCCAGTCAACCAGCCATTCAACCAGCGATTAACCCAGTTATTCAGCAAGCCATTCCACAAGCCATTCACCAAGCCGTTAGGGTTGGGCAGGCTATTGCCGGGCACATTACTCTCGGGCACATTACTCTCGGGCGCGATCGGGGCGGGGCCCCTGGCGCTGGGGGCGATCGCAGCTCCCACCGATGGCGGCGATCATTGGTCGCGAAGCTGTTTGGCAGCTTTGGCCGAGCGGCGATGGTTACCCCTGAACAGCGCTGGGCAATTTCAGCCCGATGAGCCAGCCACCCCGGAAGATTTGGCGCGGCTGCTGAATCAGGCTGTCCCAGAAGGCCCCCCGATCGCCCGCACCGGCAAGGACAACGAACCCCTGCGCCGCGATCGAGCAATTGCCATGATCATGACCCGCTTGGGCTGGACGGATAACGCGGCTGACCCTCGGGCCGGAACCCTGTTGCGCCAAACCTTTGAAGATGGTGAACGGGTGGAATTTCCAGTGCGACCGGCCGTGGCCGCCGCCGTCCGGGCCGGCAAGGTGGTGAGCTATCCCAACCCCCGTCGCTTGGAACCGGAGCGATCGGTCACCCGAGGAGAGGCCGCCGCTTTCCTCTGCCAAGCCCTGAATGATCGGTTGGAAACCCCCGCCACCGATGCCTTCACGCCCTTCGTGGCCCGGCCGCCGGAAACACGCGGCGCTTGGTTAACCAACATTGACAGCGATATCTTGTTCGATCGCGATCGCCTGCGTCAGGCCCTTGAAAACCTGAAAGCCGCCAACTTCAACACCGTTTACATCACCGTTTGGAACGGTGGCTACACCCTCTACCCCAGCGACGTGGCCGAACGGGCCAGCGGCCAACGCATTGACCCCCACCCTGGTCTGCAAGGGCGAGACATCCTCGCCGAGGCGATCGCTGAAGGTCGTCGTTTAGGTTTGGCCGTTGTGCCCTGGTTGGAATTTGGGTTAATGGCTCCGGCCAACTCCGAGTTAGCTCGGCGGAATCCAGGTTGGATTGCCCAGCGCCGTGACGGTTCCAACCGGTTTCAGTACGGACGCGATACAAGGGTTTGGCTGAATCCTGGCCACCCGGATGTGCAGAAATTCATGACCGATTTGGTGGATGAGCTGGCCGCTCGCTACCCGGTGGACGGCATTCAATTTGATGACCATTTCGCCTATCCGGTGGAGTTGGGCTATGACCCCACCACCTTGGCCCAATACGCCCTGGAGCGAGATGGCCAAACCCCGCCGGATTTAGCCACAGATCCAGACTGGATGCGCTGGCGATCGGGTCGGCTAACGCAATTGATGGGGCAAATTCAACAAACCCTCAAGGCCAAGCGATCGACGGCGATCATGTCCCTTTCGCCCAATCCCCAACCCTTTGCCTACAGCACTTCCTTGCAATCTTGGTCAGACTGGGTGGGGCGCGGCTGGATTGATGAACTGATTGTGCAAATTTACCGGGAAGATCCGGCCCTCTTTGAGGCGGAACTGCTCGATCGGGATTTACAAATTGCCAGTTACAAAATTCCCGTCAGCGTCGGCATTCTCACGGGGCTGAAGGTCAAGCCCATGCCAATCGATCGCGTGGCCACCCAAGTGCAACTGGTGCGCCAAAAGCAACTGGCCGGCGTGTCCTTCTTTTTCTATGAAAGCCTCTGGAATTTGACCTCTGAGAACCGAGAGCGCCGCCAACAAACCATCCGCCGACTCTTTTTCAATCCCGCCTTCCGCTCCAATCGCTAA
- a CDS encoding DUF3110 domain-containing protein: protein MRVFVLLFNARTENEGIYSIWLRDGEGVERNCVLMFEDEDDATRYAGLLEAQDFPLATVEPIEDDEVREFCKEAGYECQLVAQGELAIPMETNRSTDEMSWQVEGEAPPTANEEDAGSMSAAELERIRRRLEGLL, encoded by the coding sequence ATGCGCGTCTTCGTTCTGCTCTTCAACGCCCGCACCGAAAATGAAGGCATCTACAGCATTTGGCTGCGAGATGGGGAAGGTGTGGAACGTAACTGCGTCCTGATGTTTGAAGATGAGGACGATGCCACTCGCTATGCGGGCTTGCTGGAGGCCCAGGATTTTCCCCTGGCCACCGTGGAGCCGATCGAGGATGACGAAGTGCGGGAATTTTGCAAAGAAGCGGGCTACGAGTGCCAATTGGTGGCCCAAGGGGAATTGGCGATCCCGATGGAAACCAATCGATCGACCGATGAAATGAGCTGGCAGGTGGAGGGGGAAGCGCCTCCCACGGCCAATGAAGAGGATGCCGGATCCATGAGTGCCGCCGAGCTGGAGCGAATCCGACGGCGATTGGAGGGATTGCTCTAG
- the cbiT gene encoding precorrin-6Y C5,15-methyltransferase subunit CbiT produces the protein MTTPLWPYVTPGIPDDLFERLPGIPMTKRETRLAILSMLRLSANSVLWDIGAGTGTISVEAALMIPQGRVVAIERDSDVVQLIRTNCDRFGVKNVRVVEGSAPDCFGLLKQPPDRVCIGGGRPLKDLLETAWERLPLGGRVVALSTSLEGLYALSEALAEVQALNIEVVQAAGNRLERRANSQVLAAIDPLFILCGEKGEG, from the coding sequence ATGACCACACCTCTTTGGCCCTACGTCACACCCGGCATTCCCGATGATTTGTTTGAGCGGTTGCCGGGCATTCCGATGACCAAACGCGAAACCCGGCTGGCGATTTTGTCCATGTTGCGGTTGTCGGCCAATTCCGTGCTGTGGGATATCGGCGCAGGAACGGGGACGATTTCGGTGGAAGCCGCTTTGATGATCCCGCAAGGGCGAGTGGTGGCGATCGAGCGAGATTCCGATGTGGTGCAACTAATTCGGACTAACTGCGATCGCTTTGGGGTCAAGAATGTGCGGGTGGTGGAAGGCAGCGCGCCGGACTGTTTTGGCCTGCTGAAGCAACCGCCCGATCGGGTCTGCATCGGTGGTGGGCGGCCCCTGAAGGACTTGTTGGAAACGGCGTGGGAGCGGCTGCCTTTGGGGGGGCGCGTGGTGGCCCTGTCTACCAGCCTGGAGGGTCTATACGCCCTTTCGGAAGCCCTGGCGGAGGTGCAAGCGTTGAACATTGAGGTGGTGCAAGCGGCGGGCAATCGCTTGGAGCGGCGGGCCAATAGCCAGGTTTTGGCGGCGATCGACCCGCTGTTCATTCTCTGTGGCGAGAAGGGTGAAGGTTAG
- the cobT gene encoding nicotinate mononucleotide-dependent phosphoribosyltransferase CobT, whose translation MLPPSLHILAGGDRARAWVQSRRGQQPLFSCVLGFTETGLIPGISAAGATPADRRYTALADAEFLVNGPRGNPAYPLPPLAGGASPVLISRAILESLHWRLRVINAGLQDLPSIPHIRMGGLPARCLSTGYALDRAVVEQLFAAGYRLGQQLATEGNPLPPDYLLISECVVGGTSTALAVLLGLGIDATNRVNSSHIFCNHAQKLDLALTGLRRSGLGEWHPDRQCVQGSLDQDPLAVVAAVGDPMQPVAAGMALAASQTSGVLLAGGTQMLAVYALARAIAQRRQLPWKPEAIAVGTTRWVAYDASGDTLGLAKAIAPPEEEPILLTTLLNFAQSTWTQLRAYEAGFVKEGVGAGGAAIAASCAAGWDSERCLQAIEGLLSRWSTVLHNP comes from the coding sequence ATGCTGCCCCCGTCGTTGCACATTTTGGCGGGGGGCGATCGAGCACGGGCTTGGGTGCAATCACGACGTGGCCAACAACCGCTGTTTAGCTGTGTGTTGGGGTTCACGGAAACGGGGCTGATTCCGGGCATCTCTGCGGCCGGGGCTACTCCGGCCGATCGCCGCTACACGGCCCTGGCCGATGCGGAATTTTTGGTGAATGGGCCCAGGGGCAATCCGGCCTATCCGCTCCCTCCCTTGGCTGGGGGAGCCTCACCGGTTTTGATTTCTCGGGCCATTTTGGAATCGCTCCATTGGCGATTGCGTGTGATTAATGCGGGGCTACAGGATTTGCCCTCCATTCCCCACATCCGCATGGGCGGACTGCCGGCTCGCTGTTTAAGCACGGGCTATGCGCTCGATCGAGCCGTGGTGGAGCAGCTCTTTGCAGCGGGCTATCGTTTGGGACAACAGCTCGCCACCGAGGGCAACCCCCTGCCGCCGGATTATTTGCTGATTTCTGAATGCGTTGTGGGCGGCACTAGCACAGCCCTGGCGGTCTTGTTGGGACTGGGGATTGATGCCACCAACCGGGTCAACAGCAGCCATATTTTCTGTAACCATGCCCAGAAATTGGACTTAGCTCTTACGGGCTTGCGGCGATCGGGTCTGGGCGAGTGGCATCCCGATCGCCAATGCGTGCAAGGATCCCTCGACCAAGATCCGCTGGCCGTGGTGGCGGCGGTGGGCGACCCCATGCAACCGGTGGCGGCGGGCATGGCCCTTGCGGCCAGCCAAACCAGCGGTGTGCTGTTGGCGGGAGGAACACAAATGTTGGCAGTCTATGCCCTGGCCCGGGCGATCGCCCAACGCCGACAGTTGCCCTGGAAACCGGAGGCGATCGCCGTTGGCACGACCCGTTGGGTGGCCTACGATGCCAGCGGCGACACCCTTGGCCTGGCCAAGGCGATCGCCCCACCGGAGGAGGAACCGATCCTGCTCACAACCTTGCTGAATTTTGCCCAGTCCACTTGGACGCAATTACGAGCTTATGAAGCCGGATTTGTGAAGGAAGGAGTTGGGGCCGGCGGGGCGGCCATCGCGGCCAGTTGTGCCGCCGGTTGGGACAGTGAGCGCTGTCTCCAGGCAATTGAAGGGTTGCTCAGTCGCTGGTCAACGGTGCTGCATAATCCCTAG